The following proteins are encoded in a genomic region of Pedosphaera parvula Ellin514:
- a CDS encoding CHAD domain-containing protein, translating to MAYEIKKGGELEDELRRAARRQARCAVRHLKERNARGVGESVHEARKNLKKIRGLIRLVRANLGKKFYNKENRSFRDIAKVLSARRDVEVLIKTLKKFRSAHRFAASNPALTKLHKSLIKQEKEVAGKMKHESKQVLKNLKSARRRTKDWPIGKIKRSDLCIGFKATYRRGRRAFQKARTQPSPENLHEWRKRVKDLGYHFALLKQFGSKRLGSYCTDLTLLGDRLGDDHDLVMLATAVQANLPTPHEFATISKSIDASRKPLQKSVFRLGKKLYAEIPKTFVVRIKKDWARQRK from the coding sequence ATGGCATACGAAATCAAAAAGGGGGGAGAGCTTGAGGATGAGCTACGCCGTGCGGCGCGGAGGCAGGCTCGATGCGCGGTGAGGCATCTGAAGGAAAGGAATGCGAGGGGAGTTGGAGAGTCCGTTCACGAGGCTCGAAAGAATTTGAAGAAGATCCGTGGGTTGATCCGGTTGGTGCGCGCGAACCTGGGGAAGAAGTTTTACAATAAGGAAAATCGATCTTTTCGGGACATAGCGAAGGTTTTGTCGGCCCGAAGAGATGTCGAGGTTTTGATCAAGACGCTCAAAAAATTTCGATCAGCTCATCGGTTTGCAGCCTCGAATCCGGCACTGACAAAATTGCACAAATCCTTAATCAAGCAGGAGAAGGAAGTTGCCGGAAAAATGAAGCATGAGAGCAAACAAGTATTGAAAAATCTTAAATCCGCGCGGCGACGCACAAAGGATTGGCCGATTGGGAAGATCAAGCGATCTGACCTTTGCATTGGCTTCAAGGCAACTTATCGGCGGGGACGCAGGGCCTTTCAGAAAGCCCGGACCCAACCCAGTCCGGAGAATCTACACGAATGGAGAAAGCGGGTGAAAGATCTTGGATATCACTTCGCGCTGCTCAAGCAGTTTGGTTCGAAGAGATTGGGTTCCTATTGCACCGATTTAACATTGCTGGGTGATCGCCTTGGTGATGATCATGATCTCGTGATGTTGGCGACGGCTGTGCAAGCTAATTTGCCTACTCCGCACGAATTCGCCACGATTTCAAAATCAATTGATGCCAGCCGAAAACCATTGCAGAAATCAGTTTTTCGCCTGGGGAAAAAGCTGTATGCCGAAATACCTAAAACTTTTGTCGTTCGAATAAAAAAGGACTGGGCAAGGCAAAGAAAATAA
- a CDS encoding amino acid permease, with translation MIASNTRRPRNVDAPRAAAILYGDWGTSKAYVIGLAFAVAGYSSFWLIAAMCLLTALVGVNYMSICKHYPDGGGVYASVRHRSEIISIVGAFLLIADYIVTAAISALSAFQYLGFAHPEIFAAIAIALIGGLNFFGPKNTAGLAFLISIPTLVVVVLLGIFCLPHLGTAVHNLQPLSGGFWKNWNGFVGVVLALSGVEAIANATGVMKLNPGSTDAKPCVSKTSSKAILWVMIEVCVFTALLGLAMHALHGLQINKDDVDAPGATGVRDYMLRYMAQVFVTGPFGLAAGHVAGVVVSIVFGLLLLSAVNTAIVDLIAISYLMSRDGELPASFQKLNKFGVPNLGIIVATVIPAILVLAVKDMAGLADLYAVGVVGAIATNLGASSTDKKLGLAKWERTLMFVTFLIMVAIEISLFADKPSARVFAVTVLAVGLILRGLASEHIQRKKLAAETSGAFANTIIPTPIAKTEVVAPSQTATGVPIMAAIRGLGKTLDFAINEAKETHRPLYLLFVRALPVLSELDQTRKWQDDDEAREIFTLANARAEGHPIIPCYAVSDSVADTIVDIAATMGASHLILGAPERKGLVQMLRGDVVRKVSNDLPEAIHLLVYA, from the coding sequence ATGATTGCCAGTAATACACGGCGTCCCCGCAATGTGGATGCGCCGAGGGCGGCCGCTATTCTTTATGGTGACTGGGGAACCAGCAAGGCATACGTGATTGGTCTCGCGTTTGCAGTGGCTGGCTACAGTTCGTTTTGGCTGATCGCCGCCATGTGTTTGCTTACGGCCCTGGTCGGGGTGAATTACATGTCCATCTGCAAACACTATCCCGATGGCGGGGGAGTTTATGCGAGTGTGCGGCATCGTTCGGAAATCATTTCGATTGTCGGAGCGTTTCTGCTGATTGCTGATTACATTGTAACAGCGGCCATCAGTGCGTTATCAGCCTTTCAATATCTGGGCTTCGCGCATCCGGAGATTTTTGCCGCGATTGCGATTGCCTTGATCGGCGGTTTGAATTTCTTCGGACCGAAGAACACTGCTGGTCTGGCCTTTCTCATCTCGATTCCCACGCTGGTGGTGGTGGTGCTGTTGGGGATTTTTTGTCTGCCACATTTGGGAACCGCGGTGCACAACCTGCAACCGCTATCAGGAGGCTTTTGGAAAAACTGGAATGGTTTTGTCGGAGTGGTATTGGCGTTGTCCGGGGTGGAAGCGATTGCCAATGCGACGGGGGTGATGAAACTGAATCCAGGCAGCACAGATGCGAAACCGTGCGTTTCCAAAACTTCGAGCAAGGCCATTCTCTGGGTGATGATTGAGGTTTGTGTCTTCACCGCGCTGCTCGGTTTGGCAATGCATGCTTTGCATGGGCTGCAGATCAACAAGGACGATGTCGATGCTCCGGGTGCGACCGGGGTGCGGGATTACATGCTGCGTTATATGGCGCAGGTATTCGTGACCGGACCATTTGGACTGGCCGCTGGCCATGTTGCCGGCGTGGTGGTGAGCATTGTGTTTGGGTTGCTTTTGCTCTCGGCCGTGAATACCGCCATTGTGGATTTGATCGCCATTTCTTACTTGATGTCACGCGATGGAGAGCTGCCAGCCTCTTTTCAAAAACTGAATAAGTTTGGTGTGCCAAACCTCGGCATCATAGTGGCGACGGTCATTCCGGCGATACTTGTCCTGGCGGTCAAAGATATGGCCGGGTTGGCGGATCTTTATGCTGTCGGGGTGGTGGGAGCCATCGCGACAAATCTCGGGGCCAGTTCGACAGACAAGAAGCTTGGGTTGGCCAAATGGGAACGAACGCTGATGTTCGTTACGTTCCTGATTATGGTGGCGATCGAGATTTCGCTCTTTGCGGACAAGCCGAGTGCGCGGGTATTTGCTGTTACAGTGCTGGCGGTAGGTTTGATATTACGCGGCCTAGCAAGCGAACATATTCAGAGGAAGAAACTGGCTGCGGAGACAAGCGGAGCTTTTGCGAACACGATCATTCCCACTCCGATTGCAAAAACTGAGGTCGTTGCTCCATCGCAAACAGCGACTGGCGTCCCCATCATGGCGGCCATTCGAGGATTGGGGAAGACATTGGATTTTGCCATCAATGAGGCGAAGGAGACGCACCGGCCCCTTTACCTGCTCTTCGTGCGCGCACTGCCAGTGTTGAGCGAGCTCGACCAGACACGGAAGTGGCAGGACGATGACGAGGCTCGCGAAATTTTTACGCTGGCGAACGCGCGGGCGGAAGGGCATCCAATAATTCCCTGTTATGCCGTAAGCGATTCCGTGGCGGATACAATCGTTGATATCGCGGCCACGATGGGAGCGAGCCATCTCATTCTTGGCGCGCCCGAACGCAAAGGGCTCGTGCAGATGTTGCGGGGAGATGTGGTGCGGAAGGTATCAAACGATCTTCCGGAAGCCATTCATCTATTGGTTTACGCCTGA
- a CDS encoding DUF4855 domain-containing protein, giving the protein MNKCLIYCLLVIVTVFGLRRVSRAAETNTANFPLYQTTRPNITDLTIIYCGMSNRPAWTLDELQPYVSYADRTTGKEEWLFDGFLFLEFKDGQGAEFEEGWKQKPAHKEQWQWLLNRFFEPGHAIPALETTIGNTEKRIGKPLRPRQVVITLPEPNHTQTDWGEIAGKQLNFTNPTDRIAACDWYIQAALEKWKQLAPAHLELAGFYWIAESAPDSRKIILPEIGNHIRSNKLSFFWIPYWRSTHSGDWKQLGFDVAYQQPNYFFHPELPLSRLQEACDFARQHSMGMELELDGRLITDPQRFGSRLQPYLNAFETNGIKSSAAIAYYEGGGAFIKISKSEKPEHRQFYDRLARWVLDRQDLADRAVRNSKPASGVNQ; this is encoded by the coding sequence GTGAACAAATGTTTGATTTATTGTTTATTGGTAATCGTCACCGTATTCGGATTACGCCGGGTGTCACGAGCTGCAGAAACCAATACGGCTAACTTTCCATTATACCAAACCACCAGGCCAAACATCACCGATCTCACGATCATCTATTGCGGCATGAGTAACCGGCCAGCCTGGACCTTGGATGAACTTCAGCCATACGTCAGCTATGCTGATCGCACGACCGGCAAGGAAGAATGGCTGTTCGATGGCTTCTTGTTCCTGGAATTCAAGGATGGCCAGGGAGCCGAATTCGAGGAGGGATGGAAACAAAAGCCGGCTCACAAAGAGCAATGGCAATGGCTTCTAAATCGTTTTTTCGAACCCGGCCATGCGATTCCTGCCCTGGAAACAACCATCGGCAATACCGAGAAACGCATCGGCAAACCACTCCGCCCACGCCAGGTGGTCATCACACTTCCTGAACCAAATCATACGCAAACCGATTGGGGTGAAATCGCAGGTAAACAACTCAATTTCACGAATCCAACGGATCGTATCGCCGCCTGCGATTGGTATATTCAGGCCGCTCTTGAAAAATGGAAGCAGCTCGCCCCTGCGCATCTTGAGCTTGCCGGATTCTATTGGATCGCAGAAAGTGCACCCGACTCACGAAAGATCATCCTTCCCGAAATCGGCAATCACATCCGTTCCAACAAACTGAGCTTCTTCTGGATTCCTTACTGGCGCTCAACTCATTCCGGTGATTGGAAACAACTCGGCTTCGACGTCGCATACCAGCAGCCGAACTACTTCTTTCATCCCGAATTGCCTCTTAGCCGCTTGCAGGAGGCATGTGACTTTGCCCGTCAACACAGCATGGGCATGGAGCTGGAACTCGATGGTCGACTCATCACCGATCCGCAAAGATTCGGCTCACGCCTGCAGCCTTATCTGAATGCTTTTGAAACCAATGGAATCAAGAGTTCAGCCGCCATCGCCTACTACGAAGGTGGTGGTGCATTCATCAAGATTTCCAAGTCCGAAAAACCCGAACACCGTCAATTCTACGACCGCCTTGCCCGCTGGGTTCTGGATCGACAGGACCTGGCGGACAGGGCAGTTCGCAACAGCAAGCCAGCCTCAGGCGTAAACCAATAG
- a CDS encoding ATP-grasp domain-containing protein — MTQVLWVEVSDTPREFNYLLCWEKTSPPSEKLFIPFESIRVASDKRLQAELFLKHKISTPETHLLNTPQEVNALVSHSPKEWALKYPISCGASGHRLLKPAETIPADWPTPYIVQEFVRMENPEVYRLYGVAGDIFGFNVRRFPSGVKPSPWVAHARGARYVHLDKPPSEAKDQAHATLSAAGLLESFGCVDLIQQNGKWLVLEIGTDGVFNHVDRDINDPEILGEMDRRIAEAFWAHLQHKPWGGYGWKLKGS; from the coding sequence ATGACACAAGTCTTATGGGTGGAGGTGTCTGATACGCCACGCGAGTTTAATTACCTTTTGTGCTGGGAAAAAACCTCTCCCCCTTCTGAAAAGCTTTTCATTCCTTTCGAATCCATCAGAGTTGCATCTGATAAGCGACTTCAGGCTGAACTCTTTTTGAAGCACAAAATCTCCACGCCAGAAACCCATCTCCTGAACACGCCGCAAGAGGTGAATGCTCTAGTCTCGCACTCGCCAAAGGAATGGGCTCTGAAATATCCGATTTCTTGCGGTGCCAGTGGTCATCGCCTCCTCAAACCCGCTGAAACGATTCCTGCGGACTGGCCGACTCCTTACATCGTCCAGGAATTTGTGCGCATGGAGAATCCTGAAGTTTACCGACTCTACGGAGTTGCTGGTGACATATTTGGATTCAACGTACGCAGGTTTCCTTCCGGCGTGAAACCATCACCATGGGTGGCTCATGCACGCGGCGCTCGGTACGTTCATTTAGATAAGCCTCCGTCAGAAGCCAAAGATCAAGCACATGCCACCCTTTCAGCCGCCGGGCTTTTGGAATCCTTCGGTTGCGTGGATTTGATTCAGCAGAATGGCAAATGGCTGGTCCTGGAAATTGGAACGGATGGTGTCTTCAATCATGTGGATCGTGACATCAACGATCCTGAAATTCTTGGGGAAATGGACCGAAGAATTGCCGAGGCTTTTTGGGCACATCTCCAACACAAACCTTGGGGTGGTTATGGTTGGAAACTGAAGGGGTCTTAG